The following proteins come from a genomic window of Populus nigra chromosome 6, ddPopNigr1.1, whole genome shotgun sequence:
- the LOC133695660 gene encoding wound-responsive protein GWIN3-like: MKITEVLGLSFLLFAFIGTSFPEAVHAKDAAAVLDVFGHEVQAGARYLIVAPSTDNTTTLAVTINGQVLCNSDVILSTLNESLPITFSPVIQSTDSVIREGTHLNVNFAGPIAMCAMAGVTPMWKIRFSTTAKGFIVTTGGVDRLNRFMITKSEGDNSFYQLSFCPISEPFCECSCVPVGVNGDKNLVPGAGPLLVMFEPDE, from the coding sequence ATGAAGATCACTGAAGTTCTTGGGCTCTCGTTCCTTCTCTTTGCCTTCATAGGAACTTCATTTCCTGAGGCCGTTCATGCCAAAGATGCTGCAGCAGTGCTCGATGTCTTCGGTCATGAGGTGCAAGCTGGTGCTCGTTATTTAATCGTAGCCCCCTCGACTGACAATACAACAACTCTTGCAGTCACTATCAATGGCCAGGTCTTATGCAATTCAGATGTTATACTTTCCACATTGAACGAGAGCCTCCCAATAACATTTTCACCAGTTATACAATCCACCGATAGTGTCATCCGCGAAGGAACTCATCTAAATGTGAACTTTGCAGGGCCAATTGCCATGTGCGCAATGGCAGGCGTGACACCCATGTGGAAAATCCGATTCAGTACAACAGCAAAAGGATTCATTGTGACCACAGGAGGTGTTGATCGATTGAATCGGTTTATGATCACCAAGTCTGAAGGTGATAATAGTTTTTACCAGCTTTCTTTTTGTCCAATTTCCGAACCCTTCTGTGAATGCTCATGCGTCCCAGTTGGCGTCAACGGTGACAAGAACTTGGTTCCCGGTGCCGGCCCTCTTCTTGTTATGTTTGAACCAGATGAATAG